One genomic window of Canis aureus isolate CA01 chromosome 15, VMU_Caureus_v.1.0, whole genome shotgun sequence includes the following:
- the LOC144284101 gene encoding ubiquitin carboxyl-terminal hydrolase 17-like protein 6, whose amino-acid sequence MEAAHLHPSEEPQFSASPKPQSCWSRRGGAEVHGGPSVPETTSPASKTLSSPTDPLAPASAGLPPTKTPLSWKSLSQVGAGLQNMGNTCYVNATLQCLTYTEPLASYMLSQQHGTTCRRQTSCMLCTLQAHLMRVLCHPGRVLRPLPLLLAAFHRHKQEDAHEYLMFILDAMQQACLPEDKLSDPEHPQDSTLIQQLFGGYWRSQIQCLHCQGISSTLEPYLDISLDIGAAHSVSQALEQLVKPELLEGENAYHCSKCLEKVPASKVLTLHTSPKVLILVLRRFSDLTGNKMTKEVQYPERLDMQHYLSEQRAGPLVYVLYAVLVHAGRSCHSGHYFCFVKAGNGQWYKMDDAKVSACDVTCALRQPAYVLFYMQKTDLERDLGRESVKEGGLASPEADPTVVGEASGDLATDPSVNLPELEERGEETSRQQMTLDQWRCLQECKQPKPELNVRRREIALPENAVILHHSKYRPEMPKNHPQPTVDLLATAAGMLPPQVAGDVAKVPRVPGRARPTKRMSKKGQRRD is encoded by the exons ATGGaggctgcccacctccacccctcagagGAGCCTCAGTTCAGCGCCTCTCCCAAACCCCAGTCATGCTGGTCAAGGAGAGGCGGTGCTGAAGTCCACGGAGGACCCTCTGTGCCCGAGACGACATCCCCTGCATCAAAGACGCTCTCCTCCCCGACTGACCCGTTGGCTCCCGCAtcagcagggctgcctcccaccaagacgcctctgagttggaagagcctttcccaggtgggagccgggctacagaacatgggcaacacttgctatgtgaatgcgaccctacagtgtctgacctacacagagcccctcgccagctacatgctgtcccagcagcacgggaccacctgtaggaggcagacatcctgcatgctgtgtaccctgcaggctcacctgatgcgggttctctgccatcctggacgtgtgctccggcccctgccactcctgctcgcCGCCTTCCACAGACACAAGCAGGAAGATGCCCATGAGTACCTCATGTTCATTCTGGATGCAATGCAGCAAGCATGCTTGCCTGAGGACAAGCTCTCAGACCCTGAGCATCCTCAGGACAGCACCCTCATCCAGCAACTCTTTGGGGGGTACTGGAGGTCTCAAATCCAGTGTCTCCACTGCCAAGGCATTTCGAGCACTCTggaaccttacctggacatcagccTGGACATCGGGGCTGCTCACAGCGTCAGCCAAGCTTTGGAGCAGTTGGTGAAGCCCGAACTGCTGGAAGGTGAAAATGCCTACCATTGTAGTAAGTGTCTGGAGAAGGTGCCTGCGTCCAAGGTGTTGACTTTGCACACTTCCCCGAAGGTCCTCATCCTGGTCTTGAGACGATTCTCAGACTTGacaggcaacaaaatgactaaggaggtgcaatatcctgagcgccttgacatgcaacactacctgtctgagcagagggcaggacccttggtttatgtgctctatgccgtgctggtgcacgctgggaggagttgccacagcggacattacttctgtttcgtaaaggcaggaaatggccagTGGTATAAAATGGATGATGCTAAGGTCAGCGCCTGTGATGTGACTTGCGCGCTGCGCCAACCTGCCTATGTcctcttttatatgcagaagactGATCTGGAGAGAGACCTTGGGAGGGAGTCAGTCAAGGAGGGAGGACTCGCATCTCCCGAGGCAGACCCCACAGTGgtgggtgaggcctcaggagatCTGGCAACGGATCCCTCCGTGAACCTTCCTGAGTTGGAGGAGCGTGGGGAAGAGACCTCAAGGCAACAAATGACATTAGACCAGTGGAGATGCCTCCAAGAGTGCAAACAACCTAAGCCTGAACTCaatgtcaggagaagagaaattgctcttcctgAGAACGCAGTCATCCTTCACCACTCCAAATACAGACCTGAGATGCCGAAGAATCATCCTCAGCCGACCGTCGACCTGCTCGCCACTGCAGCTGGGATGCTCccacctcaggtggccggggacgTGGCCAAAGTCCCGCGTGTGCCAGGGAGAGCCAGACCTACCAAGAGGAtgagcaagaagggacagag GAGAGATTGA